The window GCAATGGATGATGATGATTTGCGTCGTGGCCGACCGACTAACCATATTGTGTATGGTGAAGCAATGGCAATATTGGCTGGTGATGCCTTGCTGACTCAGAGTTTTGAAGTTTTACTTGATACTCCGGCGGAAGCAGAGATAAAGCTTGAACTTGTTCGGATGTTGAGTATTGCTGCCGGCAGCAATGGTATGATTGCTGGTCAAGTGCTAGATGTTGAAGGTGAAGGCAAAGCTTTACTTGAAACTGATTTAACGATTATGCATCAAAAGAAAACCGGTTGCTTACTGGTTGCGCCGATAGTAGGTGCGGCTACTATCGCCGGAGTTTCAACTGATAATTATCAATTACTGAAACGTTTCGGCGAATGCATTGGCTTAGCATTTCAAATTCAGGATGATATTTTAGATGTTCGTTCAACAAGTGAAGTGCTTGGTAAATCTGCGAGTGATGCTGAAAATGATAAAAGTACATATGTAAGCATTTTAGGAATGGAAGCAAGCCAACAAAGATTTAACGATTTAATTACGGAAGCTATGGAAATATTAGAAGGATTAGCATATCCGGCGACATATTTACGTCTGCTAGTTGATTCAATGGTAAGTCGTCAAAAGTAGGGAGCTGTGACAATGTCAGAGTTTAATAATTTATATGCAATTCAGTCACCAAAGTTTTTAAAGGTGTTATCTGTCAATGAATTAGATCATTTAGCCGGCGAAATCCGACGCTTTTTAGTTGATAGTTTGAGTAAGACCGGTGGACATATTGCTCCAAATCTGGGAGTTGTGGAGCTTACAATTGCCATGCATTATGCTTTTGATTCGCCAACTGATAAGTTCTTATGGGATGTTGGGCATCAAAGTTATATTCATAAAATTTTGACCGGACGTGCAAAAGATTTTGTAAATCTGCGAAAATATAAAGGGTTGAGTGGTTTTCCGCGACGTGAAGAAAGTGAACATGATGTTTGGGAAACCGGACATGCTTCAACTTCACTTTCAGCGGCACTTGGTATGGCGGTAACCCGTGATGCAATGGGTGCTGATTATCACATTGTTCCGGTTATTGGTGATGGTGCCTTAAGCGGTGGTATGGCTTTAGAGGCATTAAACCATATTGGCTATGAACAGCGGCGAATGATTATTATTTTAAATGATAATGATATGTCGATTTCTAATAATGTCGGCGCGATTAAAAAACATTTAGAGCGCATGCGTATGACCAGAAGTTATCATAATGTTAAACAGAGAACTAAAAGTGTTGTAAAACAAGTGCCAATGATTGGTTCGCGGGTTGAAAACTGGATTTCTCAATTAAAAGCTAATACCCGAAAGTTATTTTTCGATGGGAAAGCCAGTTTCTTTGAAGATTTAGGTTTAGGTTATATTGGCCCGATTAATGGTCACGACATTTCATTGCTTATTGAAGTATTTGAAGTTGCTAAAGAATTGGATCATCCGGTCGTTTTACATGTGAGTACTGAGAAGGGTCGCGGGTACAATCCGGCGGCAGCCGATAATCGTGGCAGCTGGCATGGTATTGGTCCTTTTGATATTATTAATGGTAAGAAAATCCGAGCGCCGAAGCATGAGGATGATCGGGCGTGGAGTGGTATTGTTTCGCAAACGTTGGAACGGCTGGCAGCTCGTGATGAGAAAATCATTGCCGTCACACCGGCGATGATTAAAGGCTCTAAACTGGAGTTTTTCCAAGATAAATTTGCTGATCGTTTATTTGATGTTGGTATTGCTGAGGAGCATGCTGCTACCTTTGCCGGAGCAATGAGTATTGATAATTTCCATCCGTTCTTGGCAATTTATTCAACCTTTTTACAGCGTTCTTATGATCAGATTCTTCATGATATTGCCAGACAAAATCTGCATACCGTTATTGGCGTCGATCGATGCGGCTTTGCAACCGGCGATGGTGATACCCATCATGGTATTTATGATATTAGTTTCTTGCGCGGTATTCCAAATATGACGATTTGCATGCCTAAAGATGATTGCGAAGCGCAAAATATGCTGTATAGTGCTTTTTATGCTTACAGCGGCCCAATTGCCATGCGTTACCCACGCGGTTATCACCGTTTTAAGGAAGTTGAATCATTTACGATTATTCCGTATGCAAGCTGGGAAGTTGTAAAAGAAGGTAATGATGGAGTTATCTTGGCATTCGGGCCACAGTTAAAACGGGCAATTACTATTGCTGAACGTTTAGCGGCTGAACATGGCACTGATTATGCGGTTGTTAATGCAAGGTTTATTAAGCCTATGGATGAGCAATTATTGCATCAACTTTTTGAAAAGTATCCACAGTTGGTTACGATTGAGGAAGGGGCTCGGATTGGCGGCTTCGGCAGTGCTGTTCTTGAGTTTGCCAATAAATATAATTATCATAATCAAATCCGGATTTTTGCTATTGAGGATACATTTATTGCTCAGGGTGATATTGAGAACTTATATAAAGAAGCAAAGATTGATACTGAGTATATTGTCCGTGAGTTGAGTACACAAGGAGATAGTTATGAAGGAACGGATTGATATTTTACTAGTAGAAGGCGGCTTTTTCCCGACGCGAGAGAAAGCAAAGCGTGCGGTTATGGCCGGGATTGTTTTTGCTAACGAAGAGCGCATTGATAAGCCTGGTGAGAAAGTTGCCAGAGATAAAGTGCTGCGAGTGAAGGGACGCGATTGTCCGTATGTAAGTCGTGGTGGCTACAAACTTGAAAAGGCACTGAATACTTTTGAAATTGATCTGCATGATGCAGTTGTTGTTGATATCGGCGCATCAACTGGCGGTTTTACTGATTGTGCACTGCAACATGGGGCTAAATTGGTTTATGCAATTGATGTTGGTACCAATCAGCTAGTATGGAGTATGCGAAGTCACCCGCAGGTTATTTCAATTGAGAAGTGTAATTTTCGCTATGCTACGACTGATTTATTTGAACAAGATAAGCCAAATTTCGCAGTTATTGACGTTTCATTTATTTCATTACGTTTGATTTTGCCACCATTACTTGATATTTTAGAAAATGGTGATAAGGTTGTAGCCTTGATTAAGCCGCAATTTGAGGCTGGTCGTGAAATGGTTGGGAAAAAGGGGATTGTACGTGAACGCAAGGTCCACGTACAAGTCATCCGTGACTTGTTTACTTACTTCTCAAACCAGAATTGGCAAGTGAATGGGTTGACGTTTTCGCCGATAACCGGCGGTTCAGGAAATATTGAATTCTTAGTTTATTTAGAGAAGACAGAAGCTGGAAGTGCTTTAGCAACTACAGTTAATATTGACAATGTTGTTGATGAAGCCTATCAGAGTTTTAAGGAGTGAAAGGGGATCATTTATGCTGACACATTTAACGATTCGTAATTTTGCTATTATTCATGCAGTAGATATTGATTTTAGTGACGGAATGACTGTTTTGTGCGGTGAAACCGGTGCAGGTAAGTCGATTATTATTGATGCTATTGAATTATTATGCGGTGGACGTGGTTCTGCTGAATATGTTCAGCACGGCTTTGATAAATGCATGATTGAAGGATTATTTTATCCTTCAAAGAATAGTTCAGTTTGGCAGTTGCTTACTGATTATGATATTGATGCTGAAGAAAACAGCATTATTTTAGCGCGTTCAATCAGCAGTGATGGCAAGAGTGTTTGTCGAATTAATGGGAAGATGATGCCAGTTACCGTTGCTCGGTTGATTGGTAATGAACTTGTTGATATTCATTCGCAGCACGAAAATCAATTTTTACTGGAGAGTAAGAATTATATTCCGATTTTAGATCGTTTGGCGGGTCTTGGAACTCAGTTAAATGATTATAAGTCAGCATATAATCATTATTTGGAAGCCAAGCAGACTTATGATGCTTTTATTGAAAATAGCGATGATGTCAGTCAGCTTGATTATTTTCAATTTCAGTTAGAACAACTGCAGAATGCAAATATCAAAGAAAATGAAATTGAAGAGCTTGAAATTCAATTACGTCGTTTACAACAAAGTGATAAGTTAATTCAACAATTGCATGTTGCACATGATGCCTTGCAAAATGATGGTGGTGCATTGACTGGTATTTATCAGGCGCGCAGAGCTTTAGAGCAAATCAGCAACATTGATGAGGCATATAGTAATTGGTTCAGCAAACTTGAATCAGTTTATTATGATTTAGAAGATAGCGCGGCTGAGCTTGAAGCTGAGTTAGAAAAATTCGAGCAAAGCGGTGCCGAACTTGTTCAAGTTGAAGAACGATTATCGGATTTATATACGCTGCAACGTAAAGTTGGCAATGACTTATTTGCAGCTCAACATGATTTAAGTCAGAAGGTACAGCAACTGCTTGACTTTGATAGTTATAAGGCAGAATTAGAGCAGCAAGTTGAACTTGCTAAAAAAGAAGCCTATGCCTGTGGCGAGGTTTTATCAACTGCACGTATGTCGGTTGCTAAAAATCTTGAAGCAGAAGTTATGGCACAGCTTACTGATTTATATATGCCTAATGTTACCTTTGAGATCGCAATCAGCAATGGTGAACTGCAAACAAATGGTATTGATAAGGTTGAATTTTTAATTGCAACCAATAAAGGTGAGTTGCTGAAGCCAATTGCGAAAGTGGCCTCAGGCGGCGAACTTTCGCGGATTATGTTGGCGCTTAAAGTTATATTTACCAAATATACCAGTATTGATACAATTATATTTGATGAAATTGATACCGGTGTTAGTGGTAAAGTAGCTGAAAGTATTGCCCGTAAAATGCATATTTTGGGTGAGCAGATGCAAGTCTTGGCGATTACTCACTTGCCGCAAGTTGTTGCTATGAGTGATAATCAGATTCATGTTTCCAAAACAACAACCGAAAACGGTGTATTGGTAGCGACTAAGATTTTGAATGATAGCCAAAAAGAAAATGAAGTAGCACAAATGCTTTCGGGGACACATGTTACAGAAGCAGCGATGGATAATGCCAGAGCATTAATCTCGCATATGAAACAATAAGGTGGTATTGATATGGATAAACAATTATTGATTAGAGAAGCGGTTATTGATGATAGTCAGCTTATTGTTGACTACATAAAGAAATTAGCAATTTATGAAAAAATGGAAGACGATGCTGTTGCTACAGCTGAACAAATTCGCAAAACGGTTTTTGAACAGAAGTACGCACATGTTTTGATTGCTGAATGTGACAATCAGCCAATTGGCTTTGTTTTGTATTTCTTTAACTATTCCACATTTGCCGGCAGTCCCGGCTTATATTTAGAAGACTTATTTTTGGATGAAGCTTACCGAGGATATGGATTTGGCAAGCAGTTAATGAAGAAACTAGCACGAATTGCGCTTGAAAATGGTTGTTCACGCTTTGAGTGGACTTGCCTTGACTGGAACGAACCATCACTTGCATTCTACCGAAAAATCGGAGCTGTGGCCATGGATGAGTGGACTGTACAGCGACTTGATGGCGAAGCTTTGAGAAATTTGGCTGAATAAATGATAAAAGCAGAAGTAGTTGCTACTTCTGCTTTTTTAAGTTTCTTTATTGACCAGTACTGATATATAATATTAAGGTAATAACGCTCATAAATGCGCCGCCGATGATTAATGCAACCATTGCCAGTGATACAACTCTTTGGACAAGCGGCGTCTTCCTTGCTTCTTTCGACATGTGGTTATCCTTCTTTCTTTTTCTAGCTAGTTAAGCTATAATAATTGTAGTAGAATTTGCCAACTTTTTCAAGAAGGAGGCACTGAAAGTATGCAAAATCGAATTATTTTTCATATAGATATGAATAGTTTCTTTGCTTCGTGTGAGGTTGCTAATCACCCTGAATTAGTTGGCAAACCGGTTGTTGTTGGCGGTGCCAGCCGGCGATCAGTAGTATTGGCAGCAACTTATGAGGCAAGAAAATTTGGTATTCATTCGGGAATGCCAATGTATCAGGCGCTGCGACGTTGTCCGCATTTAGTCATTCAATCATCACATTTTCAATTATATCGTGATTATTCAAAACGTTTAATGAAGTTGCTGCAAACCTATGAGGTGCCAATTGAACAAGCCTCAATTGATGAAGCGTATGTTGATTTTACTGCCAAACAAGTTGAACTTGGTAATATTGAAACATTTGCCAAGACTTTACAACAACGAATTTATGATGAATTGGGATTGCCGAATAGTATTGGTATTTCTTATAATAAATTTTTGGCGAAAATGGCTTCTGATATGAAAAAGCCGATGGGCATTACAGTTATTCGCCGCAAAGATATTCCAACTAAAATATGGCCTTTAGAGATAGGGGAGATGTTTGGTGTTGGCAAGAAGAGTGCCGCTAAACTAAGAACATTAGGTATAAAGACAATTGGTGATTTTGCGCAGATTGATGCGAAGAAATTAGAAATTGCCTTTTCCGATATGACTATTAGCCAACAGGCATATGCCAGAGGTGAAGATAGTCGTATTGTTGATGGAGAACGTCATAAAGCGCAATCAATCGGGCATTCAATTACTTTTGAAAGTGATAAAGATAATGAAGATGAGTTGCTTGAAGTTATGGAACGATTGTTGGATCAAGTACTCGCTCGTATGGAAAAACAAGACCAAAAAGCAAAAACTATTCAAATCACAATCCGTAATAGCTATTTTAAAACTCAAAATCGTTCGTATACTTTACATGAGTATAGCAATAATAAAAAGGAAATTTGGGAAGTTGTTAGTCGGCTATTCTTTAATGCCTGGGACGGTGAACCATTACGACTGATTGGTGTTGCGCTGACGCAGTTTATTGCTAAAGAAGAGGCGACTGAGCAAATGAATTTGTTTTATCAGCCGGAAGGGATTGAACAAATTGAAAAACGCAATAAAGTGCTGCATAAGTTACAAAACAAGTTTGGTGATGAAACAATAACCACAGCAAGAAAATTGAAAGGACGAAAAAAAGATGACACTAGTAGAGACTAAAATAGATTCGAAACCAATTTATAATGGTAATATCATTACCGTAAGTGTTGATACTGTAATGCTTCCGAATGGTGATAAAGCAGAACGCGAAGTTGCCAGACATAATGGCGGTGTTTGTGTATTAGCAGTAACTGCTGAAAATAAGGTAGTTCTAGTAAAGCAATTCCGTTATGTAACCGGAGAAGAGCTTTTTGAAATTCCGGCTGGAAAACGTGATTCAAAGGATGAAGATCCATATAGTGGTGCTATGCGTGAATTAGAAGAAGAAACACCATATTTTGCTGAGCGCTTGGAACTGTTGTATCGATTTTATCCGGCGCCTGGTTTTTGTGATGAAGAATTGCATTTATATCAGGCAATTGGATTACAACTTGGCAGTACACGTGAATTAGATGATGATGAATTCATTGAAGTTTATGAGTTTACTAAGGAAGAAGTGCTTGAACTATTGAATAATGACAAGATTCATGATGGTAAGACCATCATCGCATTGCAATACTGGCTGAATAAGGAATGATAATATGGATAATGCAATCATATTGTATTTAAACTATATAACGGTTGAAAAGGGATTAGCGGCAAATACTCGCGAGAGCTATGGCCGTGATTTGAAAACTTATGCAGCTTTTTTAAAAAAGCAGTTCGATGTAACTGAGCCAACGGCAATTACTAATGAAGAAGCAACAGCTTTCTTCGAGTTTTTAAGTAAGAGCGGCAAAAGTAAAGCGACCAGCGCACGAATTTTGACAACCTTAAGAAACTTCCATAAGTTTTTACTTGTAGAAAAGATGTCTGATCATAATCCGGTTGCTCACTTGGATATGCCTAAAAAAAGTAAAAGTCTGCCAAAATATCTTAGTATTCAAGAAGTTGATCGCCTGCTTGAAGTGCCGATTCGTGATGGCCATGAAGCAATTGATTTTCGTAATCGAACAATGTTGGAAGTACTGTATGCAACCGGTATGCGGGTAAGTGAGCTGCTGTCAATTACGATAGATGACTTAAATTTATTAATGGGTTTTATCCGTGTATTTGGGAAAGGTTCGAAAGAACGAATTGTACCGCTCGGTGATGCTGCTATTGAATACATCAAAGCTTATTTAGAATATTATCGACCATATCTGGATACCAAGCAGTTGCCTTATTTATTTTTGAACAATTCCGGCAACCAAATGTCACGGCAAGGCTTTTTTAAAATTATCAAACAACTTAGTCAGGCTGCGGGGATAACGCGCTCGGTATCACCGCATATTCTTCGTCACTCATTCGCCACGCACTTACTTGAAAATGGTGCAGACTTGCGTTCGGTGCAGGAATTACTTGGTCATAGTGATATTTCTACCACCCAAATATACACGCATGTAAGCAAACAAAGATTGAAAGAAATGTATAAACATCATCCGCGAGCATAGTACATGGCGGGCATCATTTAATGGTGCCCGTTTTTATATTTATTTTGTGAATATGTTATAATGGAGCTAAGGTGAGTTTTATGGATAAACATATTTTTGCATTTTGGGATGACTTTCAGAAAATAATCATTGAAGATTATCAGCAAAAAATAAATGATACTAATCAATTTATGCTTGTTGGTAATGATGAACAAATTGAACTATTATTTGTAAGTGACTATTATGTTGGTGACGGCCATATATTTGAGTATACAATTAAACACGAACTCTTGTTTGGCAGTGAATATCGAGTGGTAAGCGATAATGGGATAAATGTCGTTCTTGAAAATCGCAATATTGTACGAACTGCGGAATTTGATAAGCGTTTTTATTATGATGGTGATGACTTAGGGGTACATTATTTGCCGACACAAACTGAATTTGCTGTGT of the Culicoidibacter larvae genome contains:
- the xerD gene encoding site-specific tyrosine recombinase XerD; its protein translation is MDNAIILYLNYITVEKGLAANTRESYGRDLKTYAAFLKKQFDVTEPTAITNEEATAFFEFLSKSGKSKATSARILTTLRNFHKFLLVEKMSDHNPVAHLDMPKKSKSLPKYLSIQEVDRLLEVPIRDGHEAIDFRNRTMLEVLYATGMRVSELLSITIDDLNLLMGFIRVFGKGSKERIVPLGDAAIEYIKAYLEYYRPYLDTKQLPYLFLNNSGNQMSRQGFFKIIKQLSQAAGITRSVSPHILRHSFATHLLENGADLRSVQELLGHSDISTTQIYTHVSKQRLKEMYKHHPRA
- a CDS encoding NUDIX hydrolase, which encodes MTLVETKIDSKPIYNGNIITVSVDTVMLPNGDKAEREVARHNGGVCVLAVTAENKVVLVKQFRYVTGEELFEIPAGKRDSKDEDPYSGAMRELEEETPYFAERLELLYRFYPAPGFCDEELHLYQAIGLQLGSTRELDDDEFIEVYEFTKEEVLELLNNDKIHDGKTIIALQYWLNKE
- a CDS encoding polyprenyl synthetase family protein, whose protein sequence is MDEQIVKDKRAFEVYLAERMESIEAPDTLKQAMSYSLLADGKKMRPLFAIATARTLGLEIETVFPLAMAIEMIHTYSLIHDDLPAMDDDDLRRGRPTNHIVYGEAMAILAGDALLTQSFEVLLDTPAEAEIKLELVRMLSIAAGSNGMIAGQVLDVEGEGKALLETDLTIMHQKKTGCLLVAPIVGAATIAGVSTDNYQLLKRFGECIGLAFQIQDDILDVRSTSEVLGKSASDAENDKSTYVSILGMEASQQRFNDLITEAMEILEGLAYPATYLRLLVDSMVSRQK
- a CDS encoding GNAT family N-acetyltransferase, whose protein sequence is MDKQLLIREAVIDDSQLIVDYIKKLAIYEKMEDDAVATAEQIRKTVFEQKYAHVLIAECDNQPIGFVLYFFNYSTFAGSPGLYLEDLFLDEAYRGYGFGKQLMKKLARIALENGCSRFEWTCLDWNEPSLAFYRKIGAVAMDEWTVQRLDGEALRNLAE
- a CDS encoding TlyA family RNA methyltransferase; amino-acid sequence: MKERIDILLVEGGFFPTREKAKRAVMAGIVFANEERIDKPGEKVARDKVLRVKGRDCPYVSRGGYKLEKALNTFEIDLHDAVVVDIGASTGGFTDCALQHGAKLVYAIDVGTNQLVWSMRSHPQVISIEKCNFRYATTDLFEQDKPNFAVIDVSFISLRLILPPLLDILENGDKVVALIKPQFEAGREMVGKKGIVRERKVHVQVIRDLFTYFSNQNWQVNGLTFSPITGGSGNIEFLVYLEKTEAGSALATTVNIDNVVDEAYQSFKE
- a CDS encoding DNA polymerase IV, with amino-acid sequence MQNRIIFHIDMNSFFASCEVANHPELVGKPVVVGGASRRSVVLAATYEARKFGIHSGMPMYQALRRCPHLVIQSSHFQLYRDYSKRLMKLLQTYEVPIEQASIDEAYVDFTAKQVELGNIETFAKTLQQRIYDELGLPNSIGISYNKFLAKMASDMKKPMGITVIRRKDIPTKIWPLEIGEMFGVGKKSAAKLRTLGIKTIGDFAQIDAKKLEIAFSDMTISQQAYARGEDSRIVDGERHKAQSIGHSITFESDKDNEDELLEVMERLLDQVLARMEKQDQKAKTIQITIRNSYFKTQNRSYTLHEYSNNKKEIWEVVSRLFFNAWDGEPLRLIGVALTQFIAKEEATEQMNLFYQPEGIEQIEKRNKVLHKLQNKFGDETITTARKLKGRKKDDTSRD
- the recN gene encoding DNA repair protein RecN; the protein is MLTHLTIRNFAIIHAVDIDFSDGMTVLCGETGAGKSIIIDAIELLCGGRGSAEYVQHGFDKCMIEGLFYPSKNSSVWQLLTDYDIDAEENSIILARSISSDGKSVCRINGKMMPVTVARLIGNELVDIHSQHENQFLLESKNYIPILDRLAGLGTQLNDYKSAYNHYLEAKQTYDAFIENSDDVSQLDYFQFQLEQLQNANIKENEIEELEIQLRRLQQSDKLIQQLHVAHDALQNDGGALTGIYQARRALEQISNIDEAYSNWFSKLESVYYDLEDSAAELEAELEKFEQSGAELVQVEERLSDLYTLQRKVGNDLFAAQHDLSQKVQQLLDFDSYKAELEQQVELAKKEAYACGEVLSTARMSVAKNLEAEVMAQLTDLYMPNVTFEIAISNGELQTNGIDKVEFLIATNKGELLKPIAKVASGGELSRIMLALKVIFTKYTSIDTIIFDEIDTGVSGKVAESIARKMHILGEQMQVLAITHLPQVVAMSDNQIHVSKTTTENGVLVATKILNDSQKENEVAQMLSGTHVTEAAMDNARALISHMKQ
- the dxs gene encoding 1-deoxy-D-xylulose-5-phosphate synthase; amino-acid sequence: MSEFNNLYAIQSPKFLKVLSVNELDHLAGEIRRFLVDSLSKTGGHIAPNLGVVELTIAMHYAFDSPTDKFLWDVGHQSYIHKILTGRAKDFVNLRKYKGLSGFPRREESEHDVWETGHASTSLSAALGMAVTRDAMGADYHIVPVIGDGALSGGMALEALNHIGYEQRRMIIILNDNDMSISNNVGAIKKHLERMRMTRSYHNVKQRTKSVVKQVPMIGSRVENWISQLKANTRKLFFDGKASFFEDLGLGYIGPINGHDISLLIEVFEVAKELDHPVVLHVSTEKGRGYNPAAADNRGSWHGIGPFDIINGKKIRAPKHEDDRAWSGIVSQTLERLAARDEKIIAVTPAMIKGSKLEFFQDKFADRLFDVGIAEEHAATFAGAMSIDNFHPFLAIYSTFLQRSYDQILHDIARQNLHTVIGVDRCGFATGDGDTHHGIYDISFLRGIPNMTICMPKDDCEAQNMLYSAFYAYSGPIAMRYPRGYHRFKEVESFTIIPYASWEVVKEGNDGVILAFGPQLKRAITIAERLAAEHGTDYAVVNARFIKPMDEQLLHQLFEKYPQLVTIEEGARIGGFGSAVLEFANKYNYHNQIRIFAIEDTFIAQGDIENLYKEAKIDTEYIVRELSTQGDSYEGTD